The following are encoded together in the Phocoena sinus isolate mPhoSin1 chromosome 11, mPhoSin1.pri, whole genome shotgun sequence genome:
- the LOC116762888 gene encoding HLA class II histocompatibility antigen, DM beta chain isoform X2, with amino-acid sequence MTALLPLLLGLSLGCTGAGGFVAHVESTCLLDDNGTPKGFTYCISFNKDLLTCWDPLQASMVPCEFGVLNGLAKYLSDYLNHKENLIQRLSNGLQDCATHTQPFWRSLTHRTRPPSVQVVKTTPFNTRETVMLACYVWGFYPADVTIMWRKNGQLVLPHGSAHKTVQPNGDWTYQTVSHLAITPSFGDTYTCVVEHISTLEPILQDWTPGLSPVQTVKVFTCAVTLGLGLVIFSLGLISWRRAAYSGQHIS; translated from the exons ATGACTGCCCTCCTGCCGCTGCTGCTGGGCCTCAGCCTGGGCTGCACCGGAGCAG GAGGCTTTGTGGCCCACGTGGAAAGCACCTGTCTGCTGGATGACAATGGGACTCCAAAAGGGTTCACATATTGTATCTCCTTCAACAAGGATTTGCTGACCTGCTGGGATCCCCTGCAGGCCAGTATGGTCCCTTGTGAATTTGGGGTACTGAACGGCTTGGCCAAATACCTCTCAGATTACCTCAACCATAAGGAAAACCTGATCCAACGCTTATCCAACGGGTTGCAGGACTGTGCCACACACACCCAGCCCTTCTGGAGATCTCTGACCCACAGGACAC gACCGCCATCTGTGCAAGTAGTTAAAACCACTCCTTTTAACACGAGGGAGACTGTGATGCTGGCCTGCTACGTGTGGGGCTTCTATCCAGCTGATGTGACCATCATGTGGAGGAAGAACGGGCAGCTGGTCCTCCCTCACGGCAGCGCCCATAAGACCGTCCAGCCCAACGGAGACTGGACATACCAGACCGTCTCCCATTTGGCCATAACCCCCTCTTTTGGGGACACCTACACCTGTGTGGTAGAGCACATTAGCACTCTTGAACCCATCCTTCAGGACTGGA CTCCTGGGCTGTCGCCAGTGCAGACAGTGAAGGTTTTCACGTGTGCTGTGACTCTGGGCCTGGGCCTCGTCATCTTCTCTCTTGGTTTGATCAGCTGGCGGAGAGCTGCCTACTCCG GTCAGCACATTTCCTAG
- the LOC116762888 gene encoding HLA class II histocompatibility antigen, DM beta chain isoform X1 translates to MTALLPLLLGLSLGCTGAGGFVAHVESTCLLDDNGTPKGFTYCISFNKDLLTCWDPLQASMVPCEFGVLNGLAKYLSDYLNHKENLIQRLSNGLQDCATHTQPFWRSLTHRTRPPSVQVVKTTPFNTRETVMLACYVWGFYPADVTIMWRKNGQLVLPHGSAHKTVQPNGDWTYQTVSHLAITPSFGDTYTCVVEHISTLEPILQDWTPGLSPVQTVKVFTCAVTLGLGLVIFSLGLISWRRAAYSGYVFLPGSNYPEGQHIS, encoded by the exons ATGACTGCCCTCCTGCCGCTGCTGCTGGGCCTCAGCCTGGGCTGCACCGGAGCAG GAGGCTTTGTGGCCCACGTGGAAAGCACCTGTCTGCTGGATGACAATGGGACTCCAAAAGGGTTCACATATTGTATCTCCTTCAACAAGGATTTGCTGACCTGCTGGGATCCCCTGCAGGCCAGTATGGTCCCTTGTGAATTTGGGGTACTGAACGGCTTGGCCAAATACCTCTCAGATTACCTCAACCATAAGGAAAACCTGATCCAACGCTTATCCAACGGGTTGCAGGACTGTGCCACACACACCCAGCCCTTCTGGAGATCTCTGACCCACAGGACAC gACCGCCATCTGTGCAAGTAGTTAAAACCACTCCTTTTAACACGAGGGAGACTGTGATGCTGGCCTGCTACGTGTGGGGCTTCTATCCAGCTGATGTGACCATCATGTGGAGGAAGAACGGGCAGCTGGTCCTCCCTCACGGCAGCGCCCATAAGACCGTCCAGCCCAACGGAGACTGGACATACCAGACCGTCTCCCATTTGGCCATAACCCCCTCTTTTGGGGACACCTACACCTGTGTGGTAGAGCACATTAGCACTCTTGAACCCATCCTTCAGGACTGGA CTCCTGGGCTGTCGCCAGTGCAGACAGTGAAGGTTTTCACGTGTGCTGTGACTCTGGGCCTGGGCCTCGTCATCTTCTCTCTTGGTTTGATCAGCTGGCGGAGAGCTGCCTACTCCG GCTACGTTTTCCTCCCAGGGTCCAATTATCCAGAAG GTCAGCACATTTCCTAG